One window of the Candidatus Zixiibacteriota bacterium genome contains the following:
- a CDS encoding hypothetical protein (Evidence 5 : Unknown function), with protein MRKGTLSFLIFCSLMLFVLIQIGCDTLTSIAKGIALCLAGNEKACKCWDISAARPCDSDPNWPPPAPDDPDYPPGTGVDIRCDGPSFKARVSGKLSSASGYLWLALEDKSSQSSDEILSISQAVRVSGETFTGLWMRVPLGGLDLQNKEYDVGLYFCSALTDVGSPKKSIVRDDGNLHVTFTEMHRNLAKFWVSKASFDKALAANNDYCIFNGDSIEFTAICNDASSDSQFIEVVEGHSYYSNGVTWRVEGQLTPPAGSISSNGLFIAEYLAVHDGDCMVIGHDNSNGLEDTVDIFIFDKCESSIYIAEGDNAISPGECVYIDSTPQMPDLKFMLDPPNSGEQFSWTLSIKYNRSGRNDYKQYHTLLYGNETWILRDSLKSDIIGGEAQIACSSLATGCMTGEWFSIRGRNATEAEVESYITNLPGNLWYWKYVARHESDKPTQGRYHCQFNEKGDFSCDPSDVRYTPNASGDSGFGIFQLTWFDYPTRVPNIQELWSWKGNVNSGTEWLRHHQSHTSGANEYMQVERAQALSFASDSLHPPIEVLGNVTFRDGTDKFMEHAVAIKRFNGTGGGGNGQYCEWDETNHSWVIHKLNNYDPPFNYVERVCLTYP; from the coding sequence ATGAGAAAAGGCACTCTGTCATTCTTAATTTTCTGCTCACTTATGCTTTTTGTGTTAATTCAAATTGGGTGCGATACATTAACTAGCATTGCAAAGGGTATAGCATTATGCTTGGCCGGGAATGAAAAGGCATGTAAATGCTGGGATATCTCAGCTGCGAGGCCGTGCGATAGCGATCCTAATTGGCCCCCGCCAGCTCCGGATGATCCCGATTATCCGCCAGGAACGGGTGTGGATATAAGATGCGATGGGCCCAGTTTTAAAGCAAGGGTGTCCGGCAAATTAAGTTCTGCATCAGGTTATTTATGGTTGGCCTTGGAAGATAAGTCCTCACAGTCATCAGACGAGATACTTTCAATAAGCCAAGCAGTTCGTGTTTCGGGGGAAACATTCACGGGATTATGGATGCGAGTCCCGCTCGGTGGTTTGGACCTGCAGAATAAGGAATATGATGTTGGCCTATATTTTTGCAGCGCTTTGACAGATGTTGGCAGTCCGAAGAAAAGTATTGTTAGAGATGATGGCAATCTTCATGTGACTTTTACGGAAATGCATAGAAATCTGGCCAAATTTTGGGTTTCAAAGGCCTCTTTTGACAAAGCCTTGGCAGCAAATAATGATTATTGTATATTTAATGGAGACAGTATCGAATTTACTGCAATCTGCAATGATGCTAGTTCGGATTCGCAATTTATAGAAGTTGTGGAAGGACATAGTTATTATTCAAATGGCGTTACATGGCGGGTTGAAGGGCAATTAACCCCACCTGCGGGGTCGATTTCAAGCAACGGCTTATTCATTGCTGAATACTTGGCTGTCCATGATGGGGATTGCATGGTGATCGGGCATGACAATTCTAACGGCTTGGAAGACACAGTTGATATATTTATTTTCGATAAATGTGAATCTAGTATTTATATTGCCGAAGGGGATAACGCTATATCACCAGGTGAATGTGTTTATATTGATTCGACTCCTCAAATGCCAGATCTTAAATTTATGCTTGACCCGCCTAATTCAGGGGAACAATTCAGTTGGACCCTTTCAATCAAGTACAACAGGAGCGGTCGAAATGATTATAAGCAATATCACACTTTACTATATGGAAATGAAACGTGGATTCTTAGAGACAGTTTAAAAAGTGATATTATCGGGGGTGAAGCCCAAATTGCCTGTTCGAGCCTAGCAACTGGATGCATGACAGGAGAATGGTTTTCAATTAGAGGTCGTAACGCGACCGAAGCGGAAGTAGAAAGTTATATCACAAATCTCCCTGGGAATTTGTGGTATTGGAAATACGTTGCAAGGCATGAATCTGATAAACCGACGCAGGGAAGATACCATTGCCAATTTAATGAAAAAGGTGACTTCAGTTGTGACCCTTCTGATGTGCGTTATACTCCTAACGCAAGTGGTGACAGTGGCTTTGGCATTTTTCAGTTGACTTGGTTTGACTACCCCACTAGAGTTCCAAATATTCAAGAACTATGGTCTTGGAAAGGAAATGTAAATAGCGGAACGGAATGGCTAAGACATCATCAATCCCATACCAGTGGCGCAAATGAATATATGCAGGTCGAAAGAGCGCAGGCATTATCGTTTGCAAGTGATTCTCTTCATCCTCCTATTGAGGTTTTGGGCAATGTCACTTTTCGCGATGGCACTGACAAATTTATGGAGCACGCTGTTGCAATCAAAAGATTTAATGGAACAGGCGGAGGGGGGAATGGTCAATATTGCGAATGGGACGAGACAAATCACTCATGGGTAATTCATAAACTAAATAATTATGATCCACCATTTAATTATGTTGAACGCGTTTGTTTGACTTACCCATAA
- a CDS encoding hypothetical protein (Evidence 5 : Unknown function) translates to MTIPTRWVGYRVETAIPDEFAFDQNFPNPFNPTTTFRFSLPVRASVKLEVFNILGQKVATIADQTYEAGTYDINWDGVSSEGFPITSGVYFAKFTSKDFSSTRKVVVVK, encoded by the coding sequence ATGACAATCCCCACCCGTTGGGTGGGTTACCGGGTTGAGACGGCTATTCCCGACGAGTTTGCTTTTGATCAGAATTTCCCTAATCCATTCAATCCCACCACCACTTTCCGCTTTTCATTACCGGTAAGGGCGTCAGTTAAGTTGGAGGTATTCAATATATTAGGCCAAAAAGTGGCTACCATAGCCGATCAAACTTATGAGGCTGGAACATATGACATCAACTGGGATGGAGTGTCTTCCGAAGGCTTTCCCATCACCAGCGGAGTCTATTTTGCCAAATTTACCTCAAAAGATTTTTCATCTACAAGAAAGGTGGTGGTGGTAAAATGA
- a CDS encoding hypothetical protein (Evidence 5 : Unknown function): protein MKNQVILKKFRVDAVYIIIVLTMLLFTRGWCASQIFFIYGQPCFEKPGHIPYPVTIFNFNESTKSLDSLWSPEFRSMAWSIDVYSNEGYIIISDGNSYPSRVQIMPMSSFSQSSVLNTSDLKGISNYYFFPEETAPGSLLVSHLTNQTISTGGNPFIGTAYHFDAKGAIQKSASIPSGDNVRLAGPNSPYSGGGRGDVISFRTLSDIPARPVGIDLSFSGPPVPDSIVQSKQSYGWVMIANQPRFRVFMSVPERNGLDQRELLIYRVDSGVWKSLMISGAETSPKLIDGWLAGVIADSDPETDFTIRKAFPSIPREDVVLINPMENREFEIHLGPSSEVLWIEGNEVYYRMGEGLYKATIQNDDFVNRSLLIKDTIVNGIHWAFRGSMGSTGN from the coding sequence ATGAAAAATCAGGTTATTTTAAAGAAATTTCGCGTCGACGCTGTATATATTATTATTGTTCTAACAATGCTGCTTTTCACGCGCGGTTGGTGCGCAAGCCAGATCTTTTTTATCTATGGCCAGCCTTGCTTTGAAAAACCAGGACACATTCCTTACCCGGTGACAATTTTCAATTTCAACGAGAGCACGAAATCACTAGACTCACTCTGGTCGCCTGAATTTCGGAGTATGGCTTGGAGCATAGATGTATATTCGAATGAAGGATATATCATCATTTCTGACGGTAATTCATATCCCAGCAGAGTGCAAATTATGCCCATGTCTTCATTTTCGCAATCAAGCGTTTTGAATACTTCCGACCTCAAAGGAATTTCAAATTATTACTTCTTTCCCGAAGAAACCGCGCCAGGCTCCTTATTGGTTTCCCATTTGACTAATCAAACGATCTCGACAGGAGGCAATCCTTTCATCGGTACTGCATATCATTTCGATGCCAAGGGCGCGATTCAAAAATCTGCGAGCATTCCCTCAGGTGACAATGTCAGATTAGCAGGGCCAAATTCCCCCTATAGTGGTGGAGGTAGAGGTGATGTAATAAGTTTCAGGACCCTGTCAGACATACCCGCTAGGCCAGTGGGAATTGACCTCTCTTTTAGTGGGCCTCCTGTCCCCGATAGTATCGTTCAATCGAAGCAATCATATGGTTGGGTAATGATCGCCAATCAACCGCGCTTTAGGGTATTTATGTCTGTTCCGGAACGAAATGGACTAGATCAGAGGGAATTATTGATATATCGAGTCGATTCTGGTGTATGGAAGTCTTTAATGATTAGTGGGGCGGAAACATCTCCCAAATTGATTGATGGCTGGCTGGCAGGAGTAATAGCAGATTCAGACCCTGAAACAGATTTTACCATTCGTAAGGCTTTTCCATCAATTCCTAGAGAAGATGTTGTTCTTATAAATCCCATGGAAAATCGTGAATTTGAAATTCATTTGGGCCCTTCAAGCGAAGTTCTTTGGATTGAAGGGAATGAAGTCTATTATCGAATGGGAGAAGGTTTATATAAAGCCACAATTCAAAATGATGATTTTGTGAACAGGTCGCTGCTAATAAAAGATACCATTGTTAATGGAATTCATTGGGCGTTCCGTGGCTCAATGGGATCCACAGGTAATTGA
- a CDS encoding exported hypothetical protein (Evidence 5 : Unknown function): MKRIAYAFIFTLMLLDNANADGNKMDTLINKYIDASILMKCDSALAKMSGYEDSAQDAKFFKPEIAHSGYLRIKDTAYYALLFRCSGFGQFLLIDSIERDVVRGKIDIQIPGSDALFNTADIKDINGDSIPELEFALTAGAHGYYVCYLSLNLDKLNFLKYDNGEYLFFAIMGGIELIPTSKPNVFDIGVGNWLEKGQRANYTVYKWNGKNYEVKENVVKSDK, translated from the coding sequence ATGAAAAGAATTGCATACGCTTTTATTTTTACATTGATGCTGCTAGATAACGCGAATGCGGATGGCAATAAAATGGATACACTGATTAATAAGTATATTGATGCCTCAATTCTAATGAAGTGCGATTCCGCCCTGGCGAAGATGAGTGGATATGAGGACAGCGCTCAAGATGCGAAATTCTTTAAACCTGAAATTGCGCATTCAGGATATTTGAGAATAAAGGATACTGCCTACTACGCTTTGTTGTTCAGATGCAGCGGATTTGGTCAGTTTTTATTAATTGATTCAATTGAAAGAGATGTGGTGCGTGGAAAAATTGATATTCAAATTCCTGGAAGTGATGCTTTGTTTAATACTGCAGATATTAAAGATATAAATGGTGATAGCATACCAGAGTTGGAGTTTGCTCTTACTGCCGGAGCCCATGGATATTATGTTTGTTATCTGTCCCTGAACCTAGACAAACTGAATTTTCTCAAATATGACAACGGAGAATATCTCTTCTTTGCAATTATGGGCGGCATTGAGCTGATTCCAACCAGCAAACCAAATGTCTTTGATATCGGGGTGGGTAATTGGCTGGAGAAAGGACAGAGGGCTAATTACACTGTCTACAAATGGAATGGCAAAAACTATGAAGTCAAAGAGAATGTAGTAAAGAGTGATAAATAA
- a CDS encoding hypothetical protein (Evidence 5 : Unknown function) — MRREIIFIILFIVLFMANCSKRPGNASNNLEPAISATPEEPTPIIPAWPYIGGCADEIRLRFPVKGHTELDSGFVWLQILNNDSVLINSEPTPINGNVFSRSNIFAFFQRSQLPPDTYDLMLYISRNVNDVGQAPTRITAAGPYKFALDYSLITDTSCIRDTVFLGDTVYFSADSVVTSDSLGYRWDIHASRTYVEGNFYFIYEIEDAFKKYTNRCPKLSTNMFFPLKMSRLDSDSVTWIVTLTRQRLPGENDYEKAFLYVYPPSKLGNIDNDYDTTIIRCADSFGIPPQVIKAMIWQESKFDNFSLRYEMNYDYDYIQSRIKDTSNANVNIYGSHYFLADWNLTGSPKGFTKDGDSVEQGDHVNALQRNPYNALQFWSEPDVNVVDSIRDYRITAWDLYIKNPGQNWRFPSYDFVAQVIISSSYGLMHLTYMTALDEGYGSKDPQDLVFGDTLGIIWGVKRLRHIYYNSAWVNPNYIWGDKWKTAIGKYNGGTSVAETNGVFTNSKINDYVNSVLTRAGNYRPY, encoded by the coding sequence ATGAGAAGAGAAATTATTTTTATTATATTATTCATTGTGCTATTTATGGCAAATTGCTCCAAAAGACCGGGCAACGCATCAAATAATCTGGAGCCAGCTATCTCTGCGACGCCAGAGGAGCCGACCCCGATTATACCGGCCTGGCCATATATCGGAGGCTGCGCAGATGAAATAAGGCTCCGATTTCCGGTCAAGGGCCATACCGAACTTGATTCTGGCTTTGTGTGGCTCCAGATATTAAATAATGATTCCGTTCTCATCAATAGCGAACCAACTCCGATTAATGGCAATGTATTCTCCAGATCGAATATATTTGCCTTTTTCCAAAGAAGTCAATTACCGCCAGACACCTACGATCTAATGCTCTATATTAGCAGAAATGTGAACGATGTCGGCCAAGCGCCTACAAGAATTACCGCGGCAGGGCCATATAAATTCGCGCTGGATTATTCCCTGATTACTGACACCTCCTGCATTAGAGATACCGTCTTTTTGGGAGATACTGTTTATTTCAGTGCCGATTCAGTAGTGACATCAGATTCTCTGGGCTACAGATGGGATATTCACGCCAGTAGGACTTATGTAGAGGGAAATTTCTATTTCATTTATGAAATAGAGGACGCTTTTAAAAAATATACGAATAGATGCCCTAAACTGAGCACTAACATGTTTTTTCCCCTTAAAATGTCACGTCTAGATTCTGATTCCGTAACGTGGATTGTAACGCTTACTCGACAACGACTACCAGGAGAAAATGACTATGAAAAGGCGTTTCTTTATGTCTATCCACCAAGTAAACTTGGAAATATAGACAATGATTATGACACAACTATTATAAGATGTGCCGATTCGTTTGGAATACCTCCCCAAGTGATAAAGGCTATGATCTGGCAAGAATCAAAATTTGATAATTTTTCACTTCGTTATGAGATGAACTATGATTATGACTATATTCAATCTAGAATTAAAGATACCTCGAATGCAAACGTGAACATCTACGGAAGTCATTATTTCCTCGCTGATTGGAATCTCACCGGGAGCCCAAAGGGATTTACAAAAGATGGCGATTCTGTTGAACAGGGAGATCATGTTAACGCCTTGCAGCGGAATCCATATAATGCATTACAATTCTGGTCGGAGCCAGATGTGAATGTTGTAGACTCCATCAGGGATTATCGGATTACCGCATGGGATTTATATATAAAAAATCCCGGACAGAATTGGAGATTTCCATCCTATGACTTTGTGGCTCAAGTAATCATCTCAAGTTCATATGGTTTGATGCATTTGACCTATATGACCGCCCTTGATGAAGGATATGGTTCAAAAGACCCTCAGGATTTGGTTTTTGGAGATACTCTGGGTATAATATGGGGGGTTAAAAGGTTGCGACATATATATTATAATTCTGCGTGGGTAAATCCCAATTATATTTGGGGTGATAAATGGAAGACAGCCATTGGCAAATATAATGGCGGTACAAGTGTGGCTGAAACTAATGGTGTCTTCACAAACTCCAAGATTAATGATTATGTAAATTCTGTATTAACAAGAGCCGGAAATTATAGACCTTATTAA